Genomic segment of Malania oleifera isolate guangnan ecotype guangnan chromosome 7, ASM2987363v1, whole genome shotgun sequence:
TAGGATGCGAGGCAAATCACACTTATAGACATAATGTTTTGAGTTAACCTTGGTCAACCAACCAAGTCCACTCTTCGGATCGCACAACCTGATTATGAGAATTAAACATGACATGTATCGGCCAAAAAtgagtcttttatacatatttgagTATTCATGTAATTATGACCTTTAATAGGCATAAATGATTATTTTGGGAGAAAGTACGgatgtttatgtatatatgtgattaacAGATTACAAATGgagttttattaaaataaaattgtgattaaattatttttacactgAAACTCATtctagtcacacactgatgataatctagtccttacttaTTGAGAGGCGTCTCACTCTGTTATTATCTTACATTTAAGATACCTTAAGGAGCATAATCGAAATCAGAGTAGCGTAATGGAAGCGTGAGTGAGATTAACAGATTACAAATGgagttttattaaaataaaattgtgattaaattatttttacactgAAACTCATtctagtcacacactgatgataatctagtccttacttaTTGAGAGGCGTCTCACTCTGTTATTATCTTACATTTAAGATACCTTAAGGAGCATAATCGAAATCAGAGTAGCGTAATGGAAGCGTGAGTGAGATTAAAAAGAGCGgtttagattaaatattaaaattttatttttgtatattttagaatttttaaggatgaattaaatttgatattggagtaataaatatttttagtacTCTGCTATAAATGAATTTGAGATCTTTCGCTATTTAAAATTCGGGCACTACATCACTTGTGTGGGTTCATCAAATGTTATCTCACCATCTTGCAATTGGAAAATTACAAATCATTGGAAAAGTAATTTTGGCTTTTAACTAgcagcaaaaaagaaaaaaagaaaagattttgGCTTTTCACAAAGGCTACAGGTAATGGTcaatagattttttcttttttatttttttataaaaaaagtgCATCTCatttggaaaaataaatttaaatttcactgttaaaaatttaagattttatgttttctatttttttagttTCCGaaacaattataaaaattttaacttatttcTTAGTTTTTCAAAAGTCGTCTAataaaggtagaaaataaagagtttgtttaattatgtagatatttttttattttgtatttctaaatttcaaaataattacaaaaatgggaacttattttttgatttttcaaaaattatataaagtaATATTTTGAATCaagaaaaatttgaattttaaatttagatttatgagaattttgaaaaatttctatatatattCCTCCCAAATTAGAGTCTGAGATCTAAATTCCATACTTGCGTACCCAAAATAAAAATtcaacattttaaaaataaatagtaaaataattttaaattttttatataaaatttaaaaatttaaaaataaggtgacatttttgtaattattaaaaaaaaaattagaaatgtaaaataaaactatttctatAAGAAAATAGTGTCAAAACTATTTAGTATTTCATCTATTTcatataaatgttgtaaaatgaaaagtaagttaattttttttataatttataaaaaaatttaataaaaattaaaatttatttttcatgattAAACGGGTGCTTAttaaattttatgaatattaCAAAATAAGAATTTTCTGTAGGAGAACCAATGCTTTTTGAAAAGGTCGAcaataaagtttaatttttttttttttaaaaagtaaaaagtaATGTATCTCTTagtggaaatatatatatatacgtaaagcAAAAACTATGCATTCTACAAAATATATATAACGTGAAAGTATCTGATTTTAATGATTACGAGAGCTAAGAACTAACCAATCAATCGTCATTttaataattatgatatgttttaagAAAGATTCAAATTAATTACGCCTCTAACATGAAAGTATTTGATTCTAATAATTATAATGTCTCTCAATACAGTAAGTTTGAATGCAACACAAAAAAAATGTTTCTTTAAGGACTGATTTAATCATCACTCACCAAGAACCATTTTGTCTTTTCCATTCCTCAATAGAACAACAATTTTCCCAGTTCAAATCAATAGAAATATTTGTAATCTGGCTTTGAATTCTCACAAGAACTTATTTATCTTTTGGAAATTTGTGGAGGGATGGAATTCAACCAACACCCATGGAAACACAACCAATCTGATCTTATATATCAAATCACGCCATGAATCATCTTATTTACAAAAACTTATTTCAAGAATACAATTTGAGTTTGATTGATCTGATTCACCATTTCTGCTGCAACCAGAGCTGTTTGAACTGAGATTCTGCACTCTCAAGGAAGCGATCTACTCTGACCAAGCAGAAATGGGTGCAGAACCCGAACACAGACCTCACTCTGCAGGTTTTGAGGATGTAGCAGGCAGAGCATTCGAGCCCTCTTGCTTGGATCAGTATTCCCCACAGCTTTGTTGTCGGTGAAATGCCGCCATTGATGTCGGCGTGGTTGGTCTTCCCCTTGTGATGATCTTTGCTTTTCAGTTCTTCCACCAAAAGGATGCCGTTAGGGGCCCGGCAGCTTCCGCCTTCCCATCTTTCTCTAATGACGGGCCAGTTCTCTGCTGCCGCCTTCTCCCTCACCAATCTCACTCCGTTATGCGAATCGGATCCTTTTTCTGTACCGTCGGAGTAAATGTGAACCAGAAAAGGTGCATCCCCGATGTTCTTCACAATCTACAGCGCACAAAATCGCCCCGAATAAGgaacaattaaaattttttttttttaaatatgtgtatatttttATGCCAATCTTGTTCTTTGGGAAAGGGGTCGGAAATCGAGATATACCTCCGTAACGGAATTTCTCAACCATTGGTCAAGATCTGCGCAAGCGGCGTCTCCTCCATCAATGGTACTCGTTTTGATTGGATTAAAATTGtacatcttttctatttgatcaAGTGATCCGGCAAGATTTGTACGGCTCGAAATCGAACGGTGAGCGCGCGCAATCTTCTGTTTCCGCGGCTTGAAATTGCCGAAGAACTTCTTGGATTGCTCGGGAAAAGAGGACCGCAATCGACGCATCGATAGAATGCTTTGCCGCGGCTCTTCGGCAGCCGGGAAAGAGGCAAGTGCCTTTCCGCCGTAACCGGAGACCAGCGACGACGCCATCGAAGAGAGGAGAAGAGGATGGAGGAGATCGAGGCGTTCCTGTTTATTCTCGCGCCGGAAAATCTGATCGCCGGGAGGATGATCAGATTTTGTGGCGGAGATTTCTGCGCAATGTTTTCGTCCAGTCTGGAGGAGAAAGGAGCGGCGGAAGCCGCCGTGGTGAGCGGCGTTATATGGGGGAATCCAACGTGGCGCGGCATGTTCTCCGGTGCTGCATGCACGTTTCGGCCCGCGAGTTCCTCGCGCTCTGAGGTGTTTGATTGGAGGAAATTTCTCCACGTGGTCAGGTATTTTCCACGTATTATAGAATGGGAAGTGACGTAAGATTTTCTCACCACGCGAAACATTGGGCTATTAATTTAATCGAGGAGTCAAATATTTGGtctaaaataaataattattatctaaactatttataattaaaatggcagatttttattttacacattattaacatttaattttaaaattttttttaattatataataaaatttaatttttaataagattTGATATGGAAAGAAAGTCTGATAAAAAAtgaatttcattattattttccttcctttttctttttacaaGCAAAATTCTTACTGCCGTTTGGAACTTTGAAAATattaaggaaaggaaagaaaaattagaagaattttactttttcatatttgattatcaaagaatgtgagaaaagaaataaaaaaatataccaaatcaatgaataatattttaattttatatatcattaacatttgatttctcttaatttttaatcatattaaaaaaatttcttattttaaatggcatttgatatagagagaaattatagtgaaaaatgaatttctttcttattttctttttctttcatttttccaaacaaaattttttatccaaacTGGCCATTAAAGATATTTAATCATGTATTGAAAAGAAGGACTTGTTCCCACTTGAAAACAAACTCGAGGAGAAAATATTAGCTAGGCGAATGCCAGCACACGATAGACAAGTATGAATAATTTTTtgcataattttaattttataatatgacatttttaagggaaaaaaaaaaagaaaatatcaaTATTAGTGATCACTCccttttttgcaaaaaaaaaaaaagctctaaGAATTAATAACGACAGTCATTATAatataagtttttcaaaaatcttatcatattttttattttccaaataaGGAATCTTTTCAAGATCTTTTCCGTCGTCATATTTATTTTCTCTTAaacttatatattttttaaataaaattttaagttGGCCCCCAAAAATATAAGGTATTTTATTTTAGTGCTGTTCACAAAATTGTAGTTTAATGCATATATAATCCGCTAGCAGTAACTTTGTAGTCATTTTTTACTACTAAATAATTAAAATGTTCATACATAATAATGTCAATATGATCATAAAGTGTGATTTTAAAGTGTCTTAATATTAAAGTGATAAACAAGAAATCAATTGTACAAATTTGGTATGCTCTTAAAGCCTTGGGGTTCCATGTCTTaaacaatatttaaatatatttttgtttattttggacCCTTTTTATATTGTAAATTGCACTTAAACAATTCGAAATTAGGTCCATTAAATTGGTATCCACTTAGTAATATTAAAGTCTGCATTTAACAAACATGAGTTAGGTCATTAAAATTGCAACAACTTGTAACAAATGGTATGAAAATTTACATTTAATAGAAAATGATATGGTGTGATTCAAAGTGAAAAATGACATTAGCACGATAAAGCGTCAATTTTTCTCatgaaatgaaataatgaatttaCCTCTATAAGCTACAAACATGTTTAACGAACTTATTAATACGGCATGCTTATAagagcaaaataaaaataaaataaaataaagaaaaatcaaataaatgAATTAAAGTGGTGCAATTAAAATATTTGGCTGTAGCTTATATGAACTGAGAAATATTAATGAAGGGGCACAGAAAATTCTTCTAGAATATGCTAAGTAAGAAAAACGTAGTTAGCCAAAAGAATCATCTTCATATTTATTATGCTACACTACTAAAAGCACAGCTCATTTTGTTTGGTAGTCCATTGTGATAATTTCTCTAATACTTATTTTGTCCTAACTATTTAAGAGGTTTTCAGTTTTAATTAAAACTGCACCCCTCCTCTATAACCTTTTTCTCTTCTCCAAATAATTTCTTTTTCCAACCATTTCATTTTTTACTGTTTCTTATTCTCCAAATTATTTATCTTCTAACCCTTTTCCCTTCGTTTGGAAttcagaaaatattaaaaaaaaagaaaggaaaatattaaggaatccacattttcatgtttggttattgaaaaaagtaaggaaaaaataaataaataaaactaaatCCATAAACAAAATTTTTGATTCTACACATCATTAatctcttttttttaaaaaaaaaaaaaaattaatcatattaaaacaaattttcatttttgatattatttaataaagaaacaaaatataaataaaaatgagtTTCCTACCTATTTTTCTATTTTCAAGTAAATTTTTTACTTCAAATAGACCCTTCATCTTCTCATACCTCATTTTTTGCTTTCTCACTCCACTTATATATGTctttagtgaagaagaaagaatGAATTATAGCTCAAGAAAAAGGTCAAAAGAGTATAGtgagaaacaaaactcaattttttagaAAGACACAAAATTGGGCACAAgtatgtaagaaaattttcataaatatattgcaacCAAGGATTTTCAATTATCATGATCTTTACATCAATAACTTTTATGCAGAAAAATCAATAATTCATAAACTATAAACTTTACATATCGGAATCAGTTATATCGAACCTATCGAGAAGAACACCCGGAGAATCCGTAGAAATCGTTTCTCtcacttttcctctttctctttccttccttcaccagaTTTATGAgatctcctgatgattagagaagtagaggcagagagaggacaatccctttcttcctatcttttctttgcAGCTAACACCACCATGTAAATATCCCCTTAGAGCTTATGAGCTTAACTCTTATTTTCTCTTCTTTTGCTCTCTTTTCCTACCCTTAGAACTTAGGTTGATGTATAGCATGCCTTTATAGCTACTCCctataatagtagctaatatatatatatatccttatagctactccccataatagtagctaatatatatatatttatttatgtattagaatctcttcaaacttccaccattaattactcatattaaataagctaacccttgagttaacccatacaaccattaattcatatccttatcatatgggacacataTCCTATATgtgggacccatatcattcatgtgggacatatcctttgggatataaattctacattctcccacttggcccatatgaatgatattaatatggattaacaaataatcataatgtgcacaaaacattagtttatttataattttcaatgagattaccataatatcaAAATTAAGCATCCCATTCGTACGAGTCATGATGGTAAATATCATTAGagcgacatcttcccttccatgtaccacaatactaataaaccacttaactatgatctataataggaagttaccatactgtctctgtaatgtctttgtcaaagaccatttctGTTTAACAGTGAACCATCTTCATAATCACGTGATTTATGGTAAACATAAATAATGTTCagaaacacttttattgatatAATCATACatgttatagaacaaaacataaagatccactatCATACATTAAGGATTATAACAAAGACCCATGTGATCAGCATATTCTTTAAATGCCTTTGGTGTCAATCCTTTcgttaaaggatctgctatcatgagctcaGTCCTTATATATTCTATAAGTACTGTCTGTTTCCGAACTTCCTCCTTAACGGCCAAATACTTGAGCTCCATATGCTTAGTGCCATTAGAGTATTTGtcgtttttggagaaaaagactactgcggaattatcacaataaattctcagcAGCCTGGCTATACTATTGACAATCTCAAGTCTTGAGATGAAGTTTTGCAACCACAAAGCTTGAATCGTGGCCTCAAAGCAcgccacaaattcagcttccatagtagatgctgcTATGATAGTCTGTTTGACGCttttccatgatattgctcctccaACTAATAGGAACAAATAGCCATACGTTGACTTACGACTATCAACGCATCTAGCAAAATCTGAGTCGGAGTAGCCAACCACCTTCAACTGATATGTTCTCCTATATGTGAGCATATAGTGTTTGGTTCCTTTTAAGTACCTCaatactttctttgcagctttccaatgctccattctGGGATTACTTTGATACCTCCCTAGCATCCCAACTACAAAACTAATATCTGGTTTCGTACAAGTCtacacatacatcaaactcccaacaacatatgcaaaaggaatatttttcATACTCTTCTTTTCGAACTCATTCTGTGGACAATCTTTTACACTaaacttgtcccctttacaaataggagcaggAGTTGGTTTATAATCAGtcatatgaaatctttctagaatttattaatatatcctttcTGAGACAACCCTAACAGTCCAAGTGATCTGTCCCGGAATATTTCATTTTcaatcacataagttgcctcacccatatctttcatttcaaagttcatagaaataAATCTCTTGGTATCATTCAATAAGCCAGAATCATTActggcaagtaaaatatcatcaacatgtAGAATCGGAAAGATAAACTTGCCCCCACTGACCTTTAGATACATACACTgatcaacagtgttttctttaaAACCAAAGGTCGTGATGGTATCATGAAACTTAAAAAACCATTGCCtcgaagcttgtttaagtccatatattgatttctttaatttgcaaaccatgtGCTCCTTTCCTTTAATCATTAAACCTTGAGGAATatccatatatacctcttcatctaaattcccatttagaaaggcagttttcacatccatttggtgcaactctaaatcaaaatgagccaccaaagtCATTATGATTCTAAGAGAGTCCTTTTTAGATATAGGAGAAaacgtctctttataatcaacaccttccctctgagtgaaaccctttgctacaagtctagctttatatcATTTAATGTTGCCATTACAGTCatgtttggtcttaaagacccatttacacccaactgtTTAAATCCTTTAGGCAAATCAACGATGTCTCAAACTTTAT
This window contains:
- the LOC131160965 gene encoding uncharacterized protein LOC131160965; this encodes MEHWKAAKKVLRYLKGTKHYMLTYRRTYQLKVVGYSDSDFARCVDSRKSTYGYLFLLVGGAISWKSVKQTIIAASTMEAEFVACFEATIQALWLQNFISRLEIPNVSRGEKILRHFPFYNTWKIPDHVEKFPPIKHLRARGTRGPKRACSTGEHAAPRWIPPYNAAHHGGFRRSFLLQTGRKHCAEISATKSDHPPGDQIFRRENKQERLDLLHPLLLSSMASSLVSGYGGKALASFPAAEEPRQSILSMRRLRSSFPEQSKKFFGNFKPRKQKIARAHRSISSRTNLAGSLDQIEKMYNFNPIKTSTIDGGDAACADLDQWLRNSVTEIVKNIGDAPFLVHIYSDGTEKGSDSHNGVRLVREKAAAENWPVIRERWEGGSCRAPNGILLVEELKSKDHHKGKTNHADINGGISPTTKLWGILIQARGLECSACYILKTCRVRSVFGFCTHFCLVRVDRFLESAESQFKQLWLQQKW